CGCCGCCAACGGTACCAGCGCATTTCTGCCACTGAACGCCTTTTTTCGGGATGCATATGCCGACTTGTAGATCAAAGAGAGGGTTCCAGCTGCTGTTATAGCAGCAACTTTCAAGAGGGTGCCTTTCAGTACCGAAAAAACAGTAAACCATGGGTTGAACAGATTACCGTAGAGGAGAAGCCCCATCAACATAAGACTACCCGCCAGAGAGAGCATCAGGATAGTCCACCAGACAATCCGGCGATGGTCTGAAAAAATTGGCATCCGTACAAAAGGCAAAAAAAACACTACCCCTTGGGAAAGGGTCACCAGTTCTATCAGGCCTGGCTGCGCTGATGGTGGTATCTGCTGGATCAGTCTGCCAAAGGCAGCATAACTGAGGGCACTGTAGCCAGCAACCGCCACAAGAAAGAGCGGCACAATACTGCTTACCAGTCCGAGCCTGGTCAACTGCCAATTGATTGCACTGACGAGCGCCCAGAAGAACAAGCCAACATAGAGGCAGGAGATGGCAACAAAAGGCAGAAGTGACACGAGAGAGCGGCTAACTGGCTCAGCCGTGGTCCTTTTCCACAGTCCAGCAAAGACAGAAACTACAACCAGAATCGCCACGCCAAGCCAGCAACTGCTCACACCTGAAAGCAGAGGGGGCAAAATATACCACAGGGCAGTCTCCATAACTGTAACCAGGCGAATCTGGTCCTGGAGTCTTTGCCACGATGGGTCCAGATAACCAACAATGGCAGCAATCAAGAACAGGAAAACAAAAAAAGGCAAAAAACCTTTTCTCAGCCCGGCGAAAATGCCCGAGGCCCCATTTGGCCCGGCAAGGTCTTCTGCAACTAGAGCCAGAAGAACCTGAAGCATTAGAGATAGCTGGAGAAGCAGGTGCCCCCATGCCACGAGCGCATTCAGGCTGCGGCAAAGAGCCAACAGCAGAACAAACAGGCTGAACAGTGCGCCAGCTGTCAGCGTTTTCTGCGCGAGAAACAGAATACTCGAGCTGGATCTTGCCCGGCAAAACTGGAAGAGCTGCTCCAGGGCAACATAAGAAAACCCCAACCAGAGGAGCTCTGGCAAGTGCATGTGCAGCCAGGAGAAGAACGGACTCTCACCGGAAGAAATCTGGCTGCCCAGCTCACTGTGGCTGGCGGAGTAAAGAGCGACGAGCACGACCAGCAGCAGTGCTCCTGCGAAAGTCGGCCAAGGTCCGAAAAAAAAGTCTCGGAGGCCAGATTGAAACTTAACTGGAGATCTGTCAGCCGGAGGAGTACTCATACTAATGGCAACTCATTCAAGAAGGAATATGGAATAGCTAGGCCTTCGCGGAGAGTAACACGGGCGGAATGACATCTATTTACGAGCTTCTACATAATGCAAGCCGCCTTTCACCAGCATACTACCAGTCTGAAATCCTGTCTGCTCCAGCTGCTCTGTCACTTGCACCAGGCCTATACGCAGTTTGCAATAACTGCTGGCTTTGAACTCCCAACCTCTCTCCTTTTTGACAAACAGCATATCGTGGACGTTCACGAACTCTCTGTCGTATTCTAGAAAGGTGGCCATCAACTTGTCGTCATCGAGTCGAAGCGGTACTATACGAGCCAATCCCACCAGTTTTTTGGTAAGATCACGAAACGAAAGGACAAATCTGCCACCATCTTCCATGACCTTGTGCACATTTTTGAACAGATTTTCTATCTCTTGCCACGACTGCAGATGAGTCAAGGTATCTCCCATACACACTGCCACTTCAAAACGACCCCGGCGGCGATAGATTTCCTGGTTCAGAATATCTCCGGCAATCGTCTCAATGGAGAGATCCCTGCTGCGGGTCCTCACTTCGGCTAGCAAGCGTTCATTTTGATCAACGGCTACCACTTTGAAGCCAAGCTCCGCCAGGGCAATCGATTGAAATCCCGAACCACACCCTAGATCAATCGCCTTGCCTCCTGAGTGAGGATGGAGAGCCAACTCTTCAAAAAATATCCTATTTTCCCTGACCCTGGCATCATAGTCGCCACACATCCACGTATAATGATCCGCAAGAAAGGTCTCATAATGTTGCTGCACAGATGTCATTTTTCATCCCTTTCCTATTGACGAGCAGCAAAGAATGAAAGTTTTCCGGATATATGTTTTAATAAAAGTCTCAGTCTTCTTTGACAAGCAGTCGACAGTTTCCGAGAATCACTGTGACC
The DNA window shown above is from Deltaproteobacteria bacterium and carries:
- a CDS encoding class I SAM-dependent methyltransferase; translation: MTSVQQHYETFLADHYTWMCGDYDARVRENRIFFEELALHPHSGGKAIDLGCGSGFQSIALAELGFKVVAVDQNERLLAEVRTRSRDLSIETIAGDILNQEIYRRRGRFEVAVCMGDTLTHLQSWQEIENLFKNVHKVMEDGGRFVLSFRDLTKKLVGLARIVPLRLDDDKLMATFLEYDREFVNVHDMLFVKKERGWEFKASSYCKLRIGLVQVTEQLEQTGFQTGSMLVKGGLHYVEARK